Part of the Persephonella sp. genome, ACAACTAAAGAGGTTGAAAAATTGGCAAAACAATACGGATGTAGTGGGTGTCATGCTGTTGATAAAGTAAAAGCAGGACCTCCATACAGAGTAATAGCTAAAGAGTATAAAGGTAAACCTAACGCAAAAGAAACTCTGGTAAAAAGTATCTTAGGCGGATCTATGATGAAATGGCAAACAAAAGGAAGAAAATACAAAATCAAGGTAAAAATGGCATACATGCCTGCCCAGCATGGGGTAAACAAACAACAGGCTGAAAAAATTGTTGACTTAATTTTGAAATTAGATACCAAGTAAAAGGAGGGAAGAGTGATGAAATCCAAATTAAAGCTAACGCTGTTTTCAGCGGTAGCTGCCGGTGTCGTGTCACTGCCTTCATTGGCACAGAGTCCGGCAGAGAAGGTTTATGTTCCCCACGGGAAACATGATGAGTTTTATGCATTTTTATCCGGTGGTTATAATGGTCAGCTCAGTGTTTACGGACTTCCATCAGGAAGACTGCTGAAAGTCATACCTGTTTTCTCCGTATTTCCTATGAATGGTTACGGGTATTCTGAAGAAACAAAAGCCATGCTGATGACAAGCCACGGATTTATACCATGGGGTGATACCCACCACCCAGAATTATCCCAGACAAATGGTGTTCCTGATGGAAGATGGATATTTATCAACGAAAACAACACACCAAGGGTAGCAAGGATTGATCTAAAAACATTTGAGACAACAGAGATTTTGGAAATACCTTTTTCAGGGGGTAACCACGCATCAACATTTGTCACTCCCGACACAAAATACATAACAGCAGCAACCAGGTTCTCTGTGCCAATACCACAAAAAGATGTTCCTATAGCTGAATACAAAAAGTATTTTAAAGGCACACTCACATTTGTTAGAGCTGACCAGCCAGGAAAAATGGATATAGCATTCCAGATACTTGTTCCTGGATACGACTACGATCTTGCACATTGCGGAAAAGGACCTTCTTACGGCTGGTGTTTCTTCACATCATACAACACAGAACAGGCTCACACACTCCTTGAGATAAACGCCTCAATGAAAGATAAAGACTACATTGCAGCGGTAAACTTCAAAAGAGCTGAGGAATGTATAGCTCAGGGTAAATACAAAGAAGTAAAAACAAAGTATGCCCATAACTACAGACCTGATGAAGGTGATAGGATAGCAAGAACAGAATGGAAAACAAGCGTAAAATGGATAATTCCTAAAGAGTGTCCT contains:
- a CDS encoding c-type cytochrome, which codes for MKKFLIAAAAVGLVLTGASADTTKEVEKLAKQYGCSGCHAVDKVKAGPPYRVIAKEYKGKPNAKETLVKSILGGSMMKWQTKGRKYKIKVKMAYMPAQHGVNKQQAEKIVDLILKLDTK